One window of Nymphaea colorata isolate Beijing-Zhang1983 chromosome 1, ASM883128v2, whole genome shotgun sequence genomic DNA carries:
- the LOC116246158 gene encoding subtilisin-like protease SBT3.4 isoform X3 translates to MGRRRSGCISPSVLTCSSSTLSVVLWSVVVLLAVIMSEQPAQHQAASSPTPEEKPAVHIVYMERPPEGEAAEPEAYHLRTLASVLGSEEAAKAALIYSYSTAASGFSAKLTPEQVAKLSKEPGVLHVAPCMTHKLHSGTGGAH, encoded by the exons atgggaagaagaaggagcggCTGCATTTCTCCGTCTGTGTTGACTTGCTCCTCGTCGACGCTGTCTGTCGTCCTCTGGAGCGTCGTTGTCCTCTTGGCGGTCATCATGTCTGAGCAGCCGGCGCAGCACCAAGCGGCGAGTTCTCCCACTCCGGAAGAGAAGCCGGCGGTTCACATCGTCTACATGGAGAGACCGCCGGAGGGGGAGGCCGCTGAGCCTGAGGCTTACCACCTCAGGACCCTCGCTTCGGTTCTTGGAAG TGAAGAGGCCGCGAAGGCTGCTCTTATTTACAGCTACTCAACTGCCGCTAGCGGCTTCTCGGCGAAGCTCACCCCGGAACAAGTCGCGAAGCTCTCGA AGGAACCTGGAGTTCTTCATGTGGCTCCGTGCATGACACACAAGCTTCATTCAGGAACTGGTGGTGCGCATTGA
- the LOC116245904 gene encoding uncharacterized protein LOC116245904 — protein MRWTVVRGRCAEMAGGRERAERKKMESSGSGAFFLATLILWAVSVLFEIVFNGRRELLVVLWGCLFFQGANWILRLTVSKDPLFVNTCVSLLHSSFSSLFVVLILANEWMKKGIKEMFEHKQLVDGLWSGAYSALCFSCGYFAYDQWDMLHYRLYSGWIPSILLHHLVLLICFTLALYRNITINYLILSLVCELHSIFLHLRKIRRMSGVRDGKMRVVQLEWVFNWLAFFTARLVCHVLITYKLIRDAHKFERGVALPLALTGMAGMNLLNFFLGRDLLKAYRREQAQVHGN, from the exons ATGCGATGGACGGTTGTAAGAGGTAGGTGCGCAGAAATGGCTGGTGGGAGGGAGAGGgcggaaaggaagaagatggagTCATCGGGGTCCGGCGCCTTCTTCTTGGCCACGTTAATCTTGTGGGCAGTGTCTGTGCTCTTCGAGATCGTGTTCAACGGTAGGAGGGAGCTCTTGGTCGTGCTGTGGGGCTGCCTCTTCTTCCAGGGGGCCAACTGGATCCTCCGTCTTACTGTCTCTAAGGACCCGCTCTTCGTCAATACCTGCGTTTCCTTGCTTCATTCCTCGTTCTCCTCCCTCTTTG TTGTACTGATATTGGCAAATGAATGGATGAAGAAGGGTATCAAGGAGATGTTTGAACACAAGCAGTTAGTTGATGGCTTGTGGTCTGGTGCATACTCTGCATTGTGCTTCTCCTGTGGTTACTTTGCATATGATCAGTGGGACATGCTGCATTATCGATTGTATAGCGGCTGGATCCCTTCCATCTTGTTACACCATTTGGTCCTGCTCATCTGCTTTACTCTTGCCCTGTATAGGAACATTACGATCAACTACCTTATCCTGTCTCTTGTGTGTGAG CTACATTCGATCTTCTTGCATCTAAGGAAAATACGCAGAATGTCAGGAGTTCGTGATGGGAAAATGAGAGTCGTGCAATTGGAGTGGGTGTTCAACTGGCTGGCATTCTTTACAGCCAGGCTAGTATGCCATGTCCTCATCACCTATAAGCTCATTAGAGATGCTCACAAGTTTGAGAGAGGTGTGGCCCTCCCACTTGCTCTGACTGGCATGGCTGGAATGAATCTGCTCAACTTTTTTCTTGGGCGAGACCTCTTGAAAGCATACAGGCGGGAGCAAGCTCAAGTTCATGGGAACTGA
- the LOC116246158 gene encoding subtilisin-like protease SBT3.4 isoform X2, with translation MGRRRSGCISPSVLTCSSSTLSVVLWSVVVLLAVIMSEQPAQHQAASSPTPEEKPAVHIVYMERPPEGEAAEPEAYHLRTLASVLGSEEAAKAALIYSYSTAASGFSAKLTPEQVAKLSKQPGVLMVVPDTIYQLHSGTASVD, from the exons atgggaagaagaaggagcggCTGCATTTCTCCGTCTGTGTTGACTTGCTCCTCGTCGACGCTGTCTGTCGTCCTCTGGAGCGTCGTTGTCCTCTTGGCGGTCATCATGTCTGAGCAGCCGGCGCAGCACCAAGCGGCGAGTTCTCCCACTCCGGAAGAGAAGCCGGCGGTTCACATCGTCTACATGGAGAGACCGCCGGAGGGGGAGGCCGCTGAGCCTGAGGCTTACCACCTCAGGACCCTCGCTTCGGTTCTTGGAAG TGAAGAGGCCGCGAAGGCTGCTCTTATTTACAGCTACTCAACTGCCGCTAGCGGCTTCTCGGCGAAGCTCACCCCGGAACAAGTCGCGAAGCTCTCGA AACAACCAGGGGTTCTGATGGTAGTTCCAGACACCATATATCAACTGCATTCAGGAACTGCAAGTGTGGATTAA
- the LOC116246158 gene encoding subtilisin-like protease SBT3.4 isoform X1, which produces MGRRRSGCISPSVLTCSSSTLSVVLWSVVVLLAVIMSEQPAQHQAASSPTPEEKPAVHIVYMERPPEGEAAEPEAYHLRTLASVLGSEEAAKAALIYSYSTAASGFSAKLTPEQVAKLSKEPGVLHVAPSMTHKLHSGTGGAR; this is translated from the exons atgggaagaagaaggagcggCTGCATTTCTCCGTCTGTGTTGACTTGCTCCTCGTCGACGCTGTCTGTCGTCCTCTGGAGCGTCGTTGTCCTCTTGGCGGTCATCATGTCTGAGCAGCCGGCGCAGCACCAAGCGGCGAGTTCTCCCACTCCGGAAGAGAAGCCGGCGGTTCACATCGTCTACATGGAGAGACCGCCGGAGGGGGAGGCCGCTGAGCCTGAGGCTTACCACCTCAGGACCCTCGCTTCGGTTCTTGGAAG TGAAGAGGCCGCGAAGGCTGCTCTTATTTACAGCTACTCAACTGCCGCTAGCGGCTTCTCGGCGAAGCTCACCCCGGAACAAGTCGCGAAGCTCTCGA AGGAACCTGGAGTTCTTCATGTGGCTCCGAGCATGACACACAAGCTTCATTCAGGAACTGGTGGTGCGCGTTGA